The sequence CCCGCTGCTCGCGACAGGCGTCAGGTCGTCGGAGATGGCGGACCTCAGCGCGTCGTGCAGCGGCTCCTGTCTGACGGCATCCGGTGATGGCGCCTGGACGCGCACCACCCGCGCCCGCCCTTCCCTTTCGAACCGCGCGGCCAGCGCGTCGATGAGCCGCGACTTGCCATGGCCCACGTCACCCGTGAGGACACAGAGGCCGGGCACGCCTTCATCGAGACACCGCGCGGCCTCGGCGACCAGCGCATCCACCTCGGCATCGCGGCCCGACAACGGAGGCGCCTCGGACGAGGACGTGGACGCGCCACCGTCATGCAGTCGCAGGTGCAGGCTCGTGGCGCCAGAGACCGCGGGCTCCGTCGCACCAGGCCCCAGGCGCGAAGCCGCGGCGGGAGTGACACATACCTCGCCCACCGCGAGGTCCTCGGGCCACCAGTCCGCGAGAGCTTCGAGCGCGGCGCCCGCGACACGCGTGGTCGTGGCTCCCGGGTACACATACGACTCCGCGAGGTGGAGGACCGCGCCCGCCCTGCCCTCCTCCACCAATCGCCTCGCGACGAGCGCCCCGGCCCGCAGGTTCGCTTCCGCGGAGTGCGACTCGGAGAAGGCCACGACGTAGCCGCGAGAATGCACCCGCGCGAGCGTGCCGCCATGCGGCTCGACCACCGCGAGCAACGCATCCACGGCGAGCTCCGCATGCACACCGAGCAACGCCACGGGCCGGGCCCCCATCCCCGAGGCAGGAAGCGCCGCCACGGGAGGAGCGAGCGAAGGAGCAACGCCCATCGCGGGAGCCTCTTCGCGACAGGCGGCATCGAAGGCGGCGAGCAGCTCGGAGGCCCGCGCGAAGCGCTCCGTGGGCGACTTGGCGAGACACCCGCGCAGTACGTCATCGAGCGCCACCGGCACGCGCGCGCGCTCCGAGACACGCGGTGGCCGGAGACTCACGTGGCCGTGACGGATTTCCTCCGAGCCCCCGATGAAGGGCGGCGCGCCCGTGAGCAGCTCGAACAGGAGGACCCCGAGCGCGTAGATGTCCGCGGCCGTCCCCGCCTCGCGCGCGTCCAGGCACAGCTCGGGCGACATGTAGATGGGCGTGCCCAGGCGCTGTCCCACGGGCGTGAAGCCCGGCGCCTCTACATCCGATGCGGCCTCATCCCCGGGCTCATCGAGAAACCGCGCGAGCCCGAAGTCGAGCAGGCTCAGTGCACCGCCCTCGCGCAGGAAGATGTTCTCCGGCTTGAGGTCGCGGTGGGCCAGCCCCACGGAATGGACGCGCTCCACGGCGGAGCACAGTCCGCTGAGCAATTCGCGCACGCGCGGCACGGACGCGGCCCCCGTCCCGGGCAGCGCGGCCATCCACGCGGCGAGCGTCTGCCCGTGCAGGTGCTCCAGCACCAGGAACGGCCGGCCGCGCGTGGTGCCATGCTGAAGCAACTCGGGCGCGGTGGGCGGGCCGACGCGGCGCAGCGCCGCGGCCTCGCGAGCGAAGCGTTCATGATGCGGCCCCAGGCCGAGCTTGAGGGCCACCTCGCGTCCGTCCTCCTCGCGGTACGCGGTGAAGACCTGGGAGAAGCCGCCCTTGCCCAGCAGCGCCACGCCCGTCAGTCCGGGCGCGTCCGCGAGCGGCAGCGGCTCGGCGGAAGGACCGGGCGAGGGCCGCTGACCGTGCACGGGACACACCGCGCCGGTGGCGACGCGTCGGTGGCAGACCGGACAGCGCATGGGCGGAGTCGCAGGTTACCAGAGCGCTCGGACCAGCACGATGCCGACGCCCATCAGCCCCTCCCCCGCGATGAGGCCCGCCGCGAGCGTCACCATCCCACCCTCCGAGGCGGGACGTATGCGCCGCGTCACGGCTACGCAAAGCGCGCCCAGGAAGAACCCCAGCGAGGTGGAGGCCGGCACCAGACAGGCCAGCGCCATGCCCAGGGGCGACGGTACCCACCGCTGCGCACGCTCGGGGAGCAGGCGCTCCGCCAGGGTGAGGGCCGTGGCGAGCAGCGCGGCCCACAGCATCGCCATCCGTGTGGAGGGCTCCAGACTGCCGATGCCCGTGGACAGCAGCTTCGCCATGCCCGCCGTGATTTCCGCGACGGGCGCGGGAAAGCGCTCGCTGCCCAGCACGGAGCGGTCCGGCACGAGCAGGAAGAACAGCGGGACGACGGCCGCCGCGCCCACCGCGCAGCCGAACAACTGCGCGAGGAACAGTCTTCGCGGATGGGCCCCGAGCAGGTGCCCCGTCTTGAGGTCGCTGAGCAGGTCCGCGGCGGAGGACGCCGCATTGACGGTGATGCCCGCGGTCGCGAGGTTGGCCTCGACGTTGCGCGGCAGCAACACGCCGAAGGTGAGCTGCGTCACCTGCTGGAGCGGACCCACGGGAGTGGCATCCGTCTCGCCGGTGACACGACAGGCGATGAGGCACAGCACGAATGAGAGGGCCACCGCGAGCGCCGCATGCGGCAGCGGCACGCCGAAGGCGGAATGCGCCAGCGCGAGGATGGCGGGCGTCAGCACGGCCACGCCCGCGAGCACCCAGCGTCCCGGAACCTGCAACGCGTCCACCGGATGCGGTGCCGCGCGACGGCGGGAGAAGAGGCCTCGCAACGCACGGCCCAGCACCCGGCCGTCCATGAGGAAGTGCAGCAACGAGGCGGTGGTCAGCGCGGCCGCGCCGGGCCAGAGGCTCCACCCGAGGAACTCACCATCGGCCGGAAGCAGCCCCGCCGCGAACACGCGCGGAGCCACGACGCCGTGGATGAGCACCGCGCCCAGCAGACACGACGCGGTGAGGCGCAGCCCGAGCAGCGCGCCGCCACCCACTGGAAGAAGGCTCGTCTCCAGCGCGAAGCCGAGGCGCTCCAGCGGCATGCCGCCCAGCGCACCGGCGAAGGGGAACGAATACGGAATGCGGCCAAGCCCCTCGCGGCCAAAGGTGACGAGCGCCGCCACCAGTCCACCGAGGCCGAGCATGCGCGTTCCCGGACGGGCCTCGCCGCCGGGCGCGTGCAGCGCGCGGATGGTGACGGCGGCGGCGGTGCCCGTGGCGAAGGGAAGCTGCTCATGGTCCACGAGCCGGCGCTTGAGCGGCACGGCGAAGAAGACGCCCAGTGCCGACAGGAGGAAGGTCCATGCGAGCAGCGCCCAGGCCGGGGGATGGCTTCCGGTGGTGATGAGCCACGCGGCCTGCACGGAGACGAGCGCGCCACCGGTGGCATAGCCCGCGGACGAAGCCACGGCCTGCGCGCAGCACGTCTCCAGCGGAGACAGCGGAGCGCCCGAGACACCCGGCGCGAGCCGGCGCAGCGCACCATGCGACGCATGCGCGAGCAACGCGGCGGTGATGGCGATGGGAAAGGCCACGGTCAGCTTGAGGCCCGCGTAGAGATTGGTGGCGCAGGTGACGGCGCCGATGGCGCTCCCGAGCAGCACGGCGCGCAAGGTGAGTTGTGGGACGCGGTCGCCCTGGTACACCTCGCGCAGCCAGTACGTGTCCGCGTCCTCGGGTGTGTCGCCGGGAATGCTCAGCAGCGACAGCGAGGCGGAAGCCGGGGCCTCATCCTCGAATGCGGGGCGTGGAGCGGGCTGGGCAGCCATGGCCCCCATCCTTCCATCCCAGGGGCCCCCGGGACGAGTCCCGTCGCTCGCCTGCCCGCTCCTCCGGAATGACGGCATGAGCTCTTCCGATGATTCGATGACCTCGGGGGCCATCACCTTCGCGCTCATGCGGAGAAGGTCCTGAGCAGTTACTTCCCGAGGCCCGCGAGCGAGCTCGCGCCTTCGCATGTGGCGGAGCGGATGATGATGAAGCGGCTCGGCGCGACGGAGGACGAAATCGAAGCACCGTGCAGGAAGCTCGAAGAGGTCAGCATGTACACGTGAGCCGGGCCAGCCCAGCTGAATCCGTGACGCTGGAGCCCGACTTCTCGGCCTCGGCGGTGTCGCTCCGACAGTGCTCCAGCGCGCAGGCTGCCGATGACGTGGGCCTCGCCCACCTGGCCACCCTCTCGCGCCCTTGCACGCGCTATCCTCGATTTCCTAGGGTTCCGGCCATGCACAAGACCTCTCGATTCATGGGTTCCGCGGTGCTCCTCGCGGCCGCCGTCACCGGCTGCGCGGGCTCCGCGCCTGAAGCAGACGCGTCTCAGGAGGCTCCGTCCCAACAAGCCTCCGAGCTCTCGGGCTCGCGCGTGTGGAGCACGCCCTTCAGTGGCATC comes from Pyxidicoccus parkwaysis and encodes:
- a CDS encoding OPT family oligopeptide transporter gives rise to the protein MAAQPAPRPAFEDEAPASASLSLLSIPGDTPEDADTYWLREVYQGDRVPQLTLRAVLLGSAIGAVTCATNLYAGLKLTVAFPIAITAALLAHASHGALRRLAPGVSGAPLSPLETCCAQAVASSAGYATGGALVSVQAAWLITTGSHPPAWALLAWTFLLSALGVFFAVPLKRRLVDHEQLPFATGTAAAVTIRALHAPGGEARPGTRMLGLGGLVAALVTFGREGLGRIPYSFPFAGALGGMPLERLGFALETSLLPVGGGALLGLRLTASCLLGAVLIHGVVAPRVFAAGLLPADGEFLGWSLWPGAAALTTASLLHFLMDGRVLGRALRGLFSRRRAAPHPVDALQVPGRWVLAGVAVLTPAILALAHSAFGVPLPHAALAVALSFVLCLIACRVTGETDATPVGPLQQVTQLTFGVLLPRNVEANLATAGITVNAASSAADLLSDLKTGHLLGAHPRRLFLAQLFGCAVGAAAVVPLFFLLVPDRSVLGSERFPAPVAEITAGMAKLLSTGIGSLEPSTRMAMLWAALLATALTLAERLLPERAQRWVPSPLGMALACLVPASTSLGFFLGALCVAVTRRIRPASEGGMVTLAAGLIAGEGLMGVGIVLVRALW